A genomic segment from Fundulus heteroclitus isolate FHET01 chromosome 6, MU-UCD_Fhet_4.1, whole genome shotgun sequence encodes:
- the LOC105925273 gene encoding eukaryotic initiation factor 4A-II isoform X1 translates to MSSDSADYNSSRDRDHGGPEGMEPDGVIESNWNEITDNFDDMNLKESLLRGIYAYGFEKPSAIQQRAIIPCIKGYDVIAQAQSGTGKTATFAISILQQLDIEQKETQALVLAPTRELAQQIQKVILALGDYMGATCHACIGGTNLRSEIQKLQAEAPHIVVGTPGRVYDMLNRRHLSPKWIKMFVLDEADEMLSRGFKDQIYEIFQKLSTNIQVVLLSATMPADVLEVTKKFMRDPVRILVKKEELTLEGIKQFYINVEREEWKLDTLCDLYETLTITQAVIFLNTRRKVDWLTEKMHARDFTVSALHGDMDQKERDVIMREFRSGSSRVLITTDLLARGIDVQQVSLVINYDLPTNRENYIHRIGRGGRFGRKGVAINFVTEEDKRILRDIETFYNTTVEEMPMNVADLI, encoded by the exons ATGTCTAGCGATTCTGCTGATTACAACAG CTCAAGAGATAGAGACCATGGGGGGCCAGAAGGAATGGAGCCTGATGGTGTCATCGAG AGCAACTGGAATGAGATCACAGACAATTTTGATGATATGAACCTGAAGGAGTCTCTTCTCAGGGGAATATACGCTTATGGTTTTGAAAAGCCGTCTGCCATTCAGCAGAGGGCCATCATCCCGTGCATCAAAG GCTACGATGTCATTGCCCAAGCCCAGTCAGGAACTGGCAAGACAGCCACGTTTGCCATCTCTATCTTGCAGCAGCTGGACATTGAGCAGAAGGAGACTCAGGCTCTGGTTTTGGCTCCTACCAGAGAGCTGGCTCAGCAG ATCCAGAAGGTCATTCTGGCTCTTGGTGACTACATGGGGGCAACCTGCCATGCTTGCATCGGGGGTACCAACCTCCGCAGTGAGATTCAGAAGCTCCAGGCCGAGGCTCCTCACATAGTGGTGGGCACGCCGGGCCGCGTGTACGACATGCTGAACAGGAGACATCTGT cTCCAAAATGGATCAAGATGTTTGTTCTTGATGAAGCCGATGAGATGTTGAGTCGGGGGTTTAAGGATCAGATCTATGAGATCTTCCAGAAGCTGAGCACAAACATTCAG GTGGTCTTGCTCTCAGCCACCATGCCTGCCGACGTATTGGAGGTGACGAAGAAATTCATGCGAGACCCTGTTCGCATCTTGGTGAAGAAGGAGGAGCTTACCCTGGAGGGTATCAAGCAGTTCTACATTAATGTGGAGAGAGAG GAATGGAAGCTGGACACTCTGTGTGACCTGTATGAAACTCTGACAATCACCCAGGCTGTGATCTTCCTCAACACCAGGAGAAAAGTCGACTGGTTGACTGAGAAGATGCACGCTAGAGACTTCACAGTATCTGCTCTG CATGGGGACATGGACCAGAAAGAGCGGGACGTGATTATGCGAGAGTTTCGATCTGGCTCCAGCAGAGTGTTGATCACAACTGATCTTCTG GCTCGTGGGATTGATGTACAGCAGGTTTCTCTGGTCATCAACTACGACCTTCCTACGAATCGTGAGAATTACATTCATAG GATCGGTCGCGGTGGTCGTTTTGGCAGAAAAGGAGTTGCTAtcaactttgtcactgaggagGACAAGAGGATCCTTCGGGACATCGAGACATTTTACAATACAACCGTGGAGGAGATGCCTATG
- the LOC105925273 gene encoding eukaryotic initiation factor 4A-II isoform X2, translating to MVLKSRLPFSRGPSSRASKQLDIEQKETQALVLAPTRELAQQIQKVILALGDYMGATCHACIGGTNLRSEIQKLQAEAPHIVVGTPGRVYDMLNRRHLSPKWIKMFVLDEADEMLSRGFKDQIYEIFQKLSTNIQVVLLSATMPADVLEVTKKFMRDPVRILVKKEELTLEGIKQFYINVEREEWKLDTLCDLYETLTITQAVIFLNTRRKVDWLTEKMHARDFTVSALHGDMDQKERDVIMREFRSGSSRVLITTDLLARGIDVQQVSLVINYDLPTNRENYIHRIGRGGRFGRKGVAINFVTEEDKRILRDIETFYNTTVEEMPMNVADLI from the exons ATGGTTTTGAAAAGCCGTCTGCCATTCAGCAGAGGGCCATCATCCCGTGCATCAAAG CAGCTGGACATTGAGCAGAAGGAGACTCAGGCTCTGGTTTTGGCTCCTACCAGAGAGCTGGCTCAGCAG ATCCAGAAGGTCATTCTGGCTCTTGGTGACTACATGGGGGCAACCTGCCATGCTTGCATCGGGGGTACCAACCTCCGCAGTGAGATTCAGAAGCTCCAGGCCGAGGCTCCTCACATAGTGGTGGGCACGCCGGGCCGCGTGTACGACATGCTGAACAGGAGACATCTGT cTCCAAAATGGATCAAGATGTTTGTTCTTGATGAAGCCGATGAGATGTTGAGTCGGGGGTTTAAGGATCAGATCTATGAGATCTTCCAGAAGCTGAGCACAAACATTCAG GTGGTCTTGCTCTCAGCCACCATGCCTGCCGACGTATTGGAGGTGACGAAGAAATTCATGCGAGACCCTGTTCGCATCTTGGTGAAGAAGGAGGAGCTTACCCTGGAGGGTATCAAGCAGTTCTACATTAATGTGGAGAGAGAG GAATGGAAGCTGGACACTCTGTGTGACCTGTATGAAACTCTGACAATCACCCAGGCTGTGATCTTCCTCAACACCAGGAGAAAAGTCGACTGGTTGACTGAGAAGATGCACGCTAGAGACTTCACAGTATCTGCTCTG CATGGGGACATGGACCAGAAAGAGCGGGACGTGATTATGCGAGAGTTTCGATCTGGCTCCAGCAGAGTGTTGATCACAACTGATCTTCTG GCTCGTGGGATTGATGTACAGCAGGTTTCTCTGGTCATCAACTACGACCTTCCTACGAATCGTGAGAATTACATTCATAG GATCGGTCGCGGTGGTCGTTTTGGCAGAAAAGGAGTTGCTAtcaactttgtcactgaggagGACAAGAGGATCCTTCGGGACATCGAGACATTTTACAATACAACCGTGGAGGAGATGCCTATG